One region of Cryptosporidium parvum Iowa II chromosome 4, whole genome shotgun sequence genomic DNA includes:
- a CDS encoding PhnP like hydrolase of the metallobetalactamase fold — MKLPCGILFVGTGVSSSVPLLHHALNSENYKCLCSYVGKKEGPYDMTKNTRNNVSILVRIPNIKEKENGDDDCYNILIDLGKSFREAAISVFPNYSISKIDSVILTHFHNDAVAGFSSILHFQQKKETLVPIYLNAETLDLVNKRHNKIINNYAFEDNLVNSKDLKRRYELNVFDIYNGKIEKCLNSNKLYNILDSFNKESKFKNNKEFKKIEFSINNIKITAFPMNHGNCICMGYCFHFEEQNVIYISDYTFPMLDSSIEFLNSIKDEKRSTLILDSISYNKISNAHANISQSLKFIQEFSPDYVYFIGMSCSVEHDETNKILNNELINLKNDGKCINTISIELAYDGLFLPI, encoded by the coding sequence aattataaatgCTTATGTAGCTATGTTGGGAAAAAAGAGGGCCCATATGATATGACAAAGAATACTAGAAATAACGTTTCAATTTTAGTTAGAATTccaaatataaaagaaaaagagaatGGGGATGATGATTgttataatatattaattgatttagGGAAATCATTCAGAGAAGCAGCAATTTCAGTGTTTCCAAATTATAGcatttcaaaaatagaTTCAGTTATTTTGACACATTTTCATAACGATGCAGTTGCAGGATTTAGTTCTATATTACATTTTCAAcagaaaaaagaaactcTAGTtccaatttatttaaatgcAGAAACTTTGGATCTAGTGAATAAAAGGCataacaaaattattaataactaTGCATTTGAGGACAATTTGgttaattcaaaagatttGAAACGTAGATATGAATTAAACGTCTTTGATATTTACAATGGTAAAATCGAAAAATGTTTGAATTCCAATAAACTATACAATATATTGGATAgctttaataaagaatcaaaattcaaaaataataaagaatttaagaaaatcgaattttctattaataatattaaaataacaGCATTTCCAATGAATCATGGTAATTGTATATGTATGGGGTATTGCTTTCATTTTGAAGAACAAAATGTTATTTATATATCTGACTATACATTTCCAATGTTAGATAGttctattgaatttttaaattctatCAAAGATGAAAAGAGGTCTACACTCATTTTGGATTCCATttcatataataaaataagtAATGCTCATGCAAACATCTCTCaatctttgaaatttataCAAGAATTTTCACCAGATTATGTTTATTTTATTGGTATGTCATGTTCTGTTGAACATGATGAgacaaataaaattttaaataatgaattaatcaATCTAAAGAATGATGGGAAATGTATCAACACAATTTCTATTGAATTGGCATATGATGGTTTATTCTTACctatataa
- a CDS encoding hypothetical protein (conserved in plasmodium and plants, possible signal peptide) — translation MHAHSHKPTRDMSSFILFLGSGTEQGTPNLEHVFKNIDNVNKGNDPFCGICQESIKMKNKNVRNPFSILIKNPVSNLNSSESERHDTFLFEIGSTFRISMLEYAIPANINRLDAIFCMGSDESSFNGIDETREVQKYERPVGNDGIVFYEPKIRVPIYFTSSALNKFNDWYSYIINYSLKDDLKSKTKVGCVQLNILDPRNSPDVTKIDSISKFNDYISLNNDIEISDEIDKNLTLNPVIIQYSNEIKITSLFFIDSDNKLSSGYCIEYASDKKLICIIPRYSIIPKETLAFLKTIQLINILIFPNCPK, via the coding sequence ATGCATGCACATTCTCATAAGCCAACAAGAGATATGAGTAgctttattcttttcttagGTTCTGGTACCGAACAAGGTACGCCAAATCTTGAGCatgtatttaaaaatatagaTAATGTTAATAAAGGAAACGACCCATTTTGTGGTATATGTCAAGAGTCAATTAAGATGAAGAATAAAAATGTACGTAATccattttctattttaattaagaaTCCAGTTAGTAATTTAAATAGTTCTGAAAGTGAACGCCATGATacatttctttttgaaattgGCTCAACATTTAGAATATCAATGCTAGAATATGCAATACCtgcaaatattaatagattgGATGCCATTTTTTGTATGGGTTCGGATGAATCATCTTTTAATGGAATAGATGAAACAAGAGAAGttcaaaaatatgaaaGACCTGTGGGAAACGATGGAATAGTATTTTATGAGCCAAAAATTAGAGTACCAATATATTTTACATCTTCTGcattaaacaaatttaatgaCTGGTATAGTTacataattaattattctttaaaagatgatttaaaatcaaaaacaAAAGTTGGTTGTGTTCAACTTAACATACTTGATCCAAGAAATTCTCCAGATGTTACTAAAATTGATTCAATATCCAAATTTAATGATTATATTAGCTTGAATAATGATATTGAGATAAGtgatgaaattgataaaaacTTAACTTTGAATCCAGtgattattcaatattccaatgaaataaaaattacatcattattttttattgattcAGATAATAAACTTTCTTCTGGATATTGTATTGAATATGCAAGTgataaaaaattgatttgcATTATTCCAAGATATTCTATTATTCCAAAAGAAACTTTAGCATTTTTAAAAACGATTCAACTTATTAATATACTCATCTTTCCCAATTGTCCCAAATGA